The Lepeophtheirus salmonis unplaced genomic scaffold, UVic_Lsal_1.4 unplaced_contig_11160_pilon, whole genome shotgun sequence genome window below encodes:
- the LOC121122867 gene encoding LOW QUALITY PROTEIN: CCR4-NOT transcription complex subunit 10-like (The sequence of the model RefSeq protein was modified relative to this genomic sequence to represent the inferred CDS: inserted 1 base in 1 codon) gives MDPSEEETKPTTLSQSMENIEDVGLSSVEPDDGSSVDISSSVSCSFTEEEIALSTEASKAFSLSDYSGALPPMESLAKLRPEDVIVTHNLILTQFFGKKINLLQFQASLTSLVRDSPEYDPENQGIVLYNLALTNFFQRQFTQAEHHLLKLLEGNHSTHDDTFQKRVYSLLCRIYVCTRQGEKLQKCLNDLGSSSELTKHFFKVQSLLLSKNHKAFKKDFKDSHSFQDDKYNHTFEFLRSNMEYIKGNPRKAHKLLANLVIENGNSEVDSFYHNNVGIVHIMQDKPNLASHYLQEALEKRLSSLMKKRYDSHKYRSNSVSKIVLTDSGGHPFTHPGVSVPVPLNPPKNNNLNLDFALSCLRNASVLIKMNRYKQESLFAATLVNHSYVCLLIKDYVTAFHKAQELLDFLVSASTHIKDGSTYKLLGHLYAGEALIYLDRISEATEHLGPLTLQSLDTEMSSGGDESDDCFKKIRPMVGXGFSALNFNLSVAFALRGELDKAKGVLDKSTGPKSVELATKITMMNLYIYIMKKDMKTCREIIQENCDVVKIPFTAQAK, from the exons ATGGATCCCTCCGAAGAAGAGACGAAACCCACAACATTGTCACAGAGTATGGAGAACATAGAGGATGTGGGTCTTTCATCTGTTGAACCAGATGATGGCTCATCTGTAGATATTAGTTCTTCTGTGTCTTGTAGTTTCACAGAAGAAGAAATTGCTCTCTCAACAGAGGCTTCGAAGGCATTTTCCCTCTCAGATTACTCTGGAGCTCTCCCGCCCATGGAATCCCTAGCAAAATTACGCCCCGAAGATGTGATCGTCACTCATAATCTCATTCTGACTCAATTCtttggcaaaaaaatcaatttacttCAGTTTCAAGCGTCTTTGACCTCACTTGTTAGGGACTCTCCTGAATATGATCCTGAGAATCAAGGAATAGTTTTGTATAATCTTGCTCTCACCAACttttttcaaagacaattcaCACAAGCGGAGCATCATCTTCTCAAA TTACTGGAAGGGAACCACTCTACGCACGATGATACCTTTCAGAAAAGAGTGTATAGTCTCCTTTGTAGAATCTATGTCTGTACTCGTCAAGGGGAAAAGCTTCAAAAATGCCTCAACGATTTGGGTAGTAGTTCTGAGCTCACAAAGCATTTTTTCAAAGTACAAAGTCTTCTTCTCTCCAAAAATcacaaagcttttaaaaaggatttcaaGGACAGTCATTCATTCCAAGATGACAAATATAACCACACATTTGAATTTCTTCGCTCAAATATGGAGTACATCAAAGGGAATCCAAGGAAGGCTCATAAACTATTGGCTAACCTTGTGATAGAGAATGGAAACTCGGAAGTGGATTCATTTTACCACAACAATGTTGGCATCGTTCATATTATGCAGGACAAGCCCAACCTTGCATCTCATTATTTGCAAGAGGCTCTAGAAAAACGATTAAGCTCTTTGATGAAGAAGAGA TACGACTCTCACAAGTATAGGTCCAATTCAgtatcaaaaatagttttgactGACTCTGGGGGACATCCCTTTACACATCCCGGAGTATCCGTTCCTGTTCCATTAAATCcacccaaaaataataatttgaatttagatTTTGCTCTCTCTTGCTTGAGGAATGCAAgtgttttgattaaaatgaaCAGATATAAACAAGAGTCCTTGTTTGCTGCAACCCTTGTCAACCATAGTTATGTTTGTCTTTTGATAAAAGACTATGTAACTGCCTTTCATAAAGCACAAGAACTCTTAGATTTCCTCGTGTCCGCCTCCACTCATATTAAAGATGGCTCCACCTACAAATTACTCGGACACCTCTACGCGGGAGAAGCTCTAATCTATTTGGATCGTATATCTGAGGCTACTGAACATTTGGGTCCTTTAACACTTCAGTCCTTGGATACAGAAATGTCATCTGGTGGGGATGAATCAGAtgattgtttcaaaaaaatacgcCCTATGGTGG TTGGATTTTCAGCCCTCAACTTTAATCTATCTGTTGCCTTTGCTCTTCGAGGTGAATTGGATAAGGCAAAAGGGGTGTTAGATAAAAGCACGGGTCCTAAGAGTGTAGAGCTTGCCACAAAAATTACCATGAtgaatctttatatatatataatgaaaaaggaCATGAAAACTTGTCGGGAAATTATTCAAGAGAATTGTGATGTTGTTAAAATACCTTTTACTGCTCAGGCTAAATAA
- the LOC121122419 gene encoding 26S proteasome regulatory subunit 7, giving the protein MGKDYLGEHMRRSNDKEDKDEIEVKPLDESDIALLKAYGQGQYSKSLKQVETDISEITKRVNELAGIKESDTGLGPPAVWDLAADKQVLQSEQPFQVARCTKIINADSDNPQYIINVKQFAKFVVDLAESVAPTDIEEGMRVGVDRNKYQIHIPLPPKIDPTVTMMQVEEKPDVTYGDVGGCKEQIEKLREVVETPLIHPERFVNLGIEPPKGVLLYGPPGTGKTLCARAVANRTDACFIRVIGSELVQKYVGEGARMVRELFEMARTKKACLIFFDEIDAVGGARYDDGAGGDNEVQRTMLELINQLDGFDPRGNIKVLMATNRPDILDPALMRPGRLDRKVEFGLPDMEGRTNIFKIHARSMSVERDIRYELLARLCPNSTGAEIRSVCTEAGMFAIRSRRKVATEKDFLDAVNKVIKAYAKFSSTPKYMTYN; this is encoded by the exons ATGGGAAAAGACTACTTGGGAGAGCATATGCGACGTAGCAATGACAAGGAGGATAAAGATGAAATTGAAGTGAAGCCCCTGGACGAGTCGGACATTGCACTGCTCAAGGCCTATGGGCAGGGGCAATACTCCAAGTCCCTGAAGCAAGTGGAGACGGATATTTCCGAAATCACAAAGCGTGTGAACGAACTAGCTGGAATAAAGGAGTCCGACACGGGTTTGGGTCCTCCAGCCGTTTGGGATCTTGCTGCTGACAAGCAGGTCCTTCAATCGGAGCAGCCCTTTCAA GTCGCACGATGCACCAAAATCATCAACGCCGACTCGGACAATCCACAATACATCATCAATGTCAAGCAATTTGCCAAATTCGTGGTGGATCTCGCCGAATCAGTAGCCCCAACAGACATCGAAGAAGGAATGCGCGTGGGTGTGGATCGGAACAAGTATCAAATCCACATTCCCCTTCCTCCTAAAATTGATCCCACAGTCACGATGATGCAAGTGGAGGAAAAACCAGATGTAACCTACGGAGATGTCGGAGGCTGCAAGGAACAAATTGAGAAGCTGAGGGAAGTCGTAGAAACACCTCTTATCCACCCTGAAAGATTCGTGAATCTTGGCATCGAACCACCGAAGGGTGTACTTCTATATGGACCCCCTGGTACAGGAAAAACCCTTTGCGCCCGAGCTGTTGCTAATCGTACGGATGCTTGCTTCATTCGAGTCATTGGCTCTgaacttgtacaaaaatatgtgGGTGAAGGAGCTCGAATGGTGAGAGAGCTCTTTGAAATGGCTCGCACTAAGAAAGCCTGTCTCATTTTCTTTGATGAAATTGATGCTGTGGGAGGGGCTCGCTACGATGATGGTGCGGGGGGAGACAATGAAGTTCAGAGAACAATGTTGGAGCTCATTAATCAACTTGATGGATTTGATCCTCGAGGTAACATCAAGGTTCTTATGGCTACGAATAGACCGGATATTTTGGATCCTGCTTTAATGCGACCTGGAAGATTGGATCGTAAAGTGGAGTTCGGACTTCCGGATATGGAAGGAAGAACTAATATATTCAAGATACATGCCCGTTCTATGTCCGTGGAGAGAGATATTCGTTATGAACTCCTGGCACGTCTATGTCCCAACTCAACGGGTGCTGAAATTCGAAGTGTCTGTACTGAGGCAGGCATGTTTGCCATTCGCTCAAGAAGGAAAGTAGCAACCGAAAAGGATTTCTTGGATGCTGTCAATAAGGTTATTAAAGCCTATGCTAAGTTTTCATCCACTCCAAAGTACATgacttacaattaa